From Medicago truncatula cultivar Jemalong A17 chromosome 7, MtrunA17r5.0-ANR, whole genome shotgun sequence, a single genomic window includes:
- the LOC25499761 gene encoding la-related protein 6B isoform X1, which yields MAEEEESVTETPQVVISPSDPSSSSSSSLLRNVSFSRLNAQAPEFVPTPRLLVPPPPPPPLHHHLLYSPPPPHHHPHHHQVVHYRSHHQYPPQEVEQPEHTSSSKTKPHSDEQPHHKILKQVEYYFSDLNLATTDHLMRFINKDPEGFVPISVVASFKKIKALITSHSQLANVLRNSSKLVVSEDGKKIKRQYSPTESDIEELQSRIVIAENLPEDHCHQNLMKVFSAVGSVKTIRTCPPQTSNNGTSSASRSGKVDGIPLHNKLHAFVEYESVELAERAVTELNDEGNWRSGLRVRLMLRRTSKPTPGRGRKGLDVEVSCEEDYTSVPEPQTNEKELEDASFPDAQLHEHAQGEEHGYEKESGQRKGGRGRGRTKGRGRVHCHQNNNRANHHLGTSPSNSSFFTDQQVVAAKQPPPGPRMPNGTRGFSMGRGKPVAVNIA from the exons ATGGCGGAAGAAGAAGAGTCGGTGACAGAAACCCCCCAAGTAGTGATCTCGCCGTCAGATCCATCCTCATCGTCGTCATCATCTCTTTTAAGGAACGTTTCTTTTAGCCGTCTCAACGCTCAGGCGCCAGAGTTTGTGCCCACCCCACGCCTATTAGTACCGCCGCCTCCTCCTCCTCCGctacatcatcatcttctttactcaccaccaccaccacatcatcatcctcatcatcatcaggTGGTTCACTACCGCTCTCATCATCAATATCCTCCTCAAGAAGTTGAGCAGCCAGAGCATACTTCTTCTTCCAAAACCAAACCTCATTCCGATGAACAACCTCATCACAAAATTTTGAAACAG GTGGAGTATTATTTCAGCGATTTAAACTTGGCTACCACCGATCATTTGATGAGGTTCATCAACAAAGACCCAGAAGGTTTTG TGCCAATATCTGTTGTTGCATCTTTCAAGAAGATTAAGGCCCTGATAACCAGCCACTCCCAACTTGCAAATGTTTTGAGGAACTCATCAAAGCTT GTAGTTAGTGAAGATGGGAAGAAAATAAAACGCCAGTATTCCCCAACCGAGTCTGATATTGAAGAGCTACAA TCTCGCATTGTTATAGCTGAAAACCTACCCGAGGATCATTGTCATCAGAATCTTATGAAGGTTTTTTCTGCTGTTGGGAG TGTGAAGACTATCCGTACCTGTCCGCCTCAAACTTCCAATAATGGAACTTCGTCTGCTTCTAGATCAGGAAAAGTTGATGGCATACCGTTACATAACAAG TTGCATGCATTTGTTGAATATGAATCTGTTGAGCTGGCCGAGAGAGCG GTCACTGAGCTAAATGATGAGGGGAACTGGCGGAGCGGACTCCGGGTTCGTCTAATGCTTAGACGCACG TCAAAACCTACTCCTGGACGGGGAAGGAAGGGTCTTGATGTTGAAGTTAGCTGTGAGGAGGATTATACTTCTGTCCCTGAGCCACAGACAAATGAGAAAGAATTAGAGGATGCTTCCTTTCCTGATGCTCAGTTGCACGAACATGCG CAGGGAGAAGAGCATGGTTATGAGAAAGAGAGTGGACAGAGGAAGGGAGGGCGTGGTCGGGGGCGGACTAAGGGACGTGGCCGAGTTCATTGTCATCAAAATAATAATCGTGCAAATCATCACCTGGGAACTTCCCcttcaaatagttcattttttACTGATCAACAAGTGGTTGCTGCCAAGCAACCTCCTCCGGGGCCCCGCATGCCAAATGGTACAAGAGGATTTTCAATGGGTCGGGGGAAGCCTGTAGCTGTTAATATAGCATGA
- the LOC25499761 gene encoding la-related protein 6B isoform X2 — protein sequence MAEEEESVTETPQVVISPSDPSSSSSSSLLRNVSFSRLNAQAPEFVPTPRLLVPPPPPPPLHHHLLYSPPPPHHHPHHHQVVHYRSHHQYPPQEVEQPEHTSSSKTKPHSDEQPHHKILKQVEYYFSDLNLATTDHLMRFINKDPEGFVPISVVASFKKIKALITSHSQLANVLRNSSKLVVSEDGKKIKRQYSPTESDIEELQSRIVIAENLPEDHCHQNLMKVFSAVGSVKTIRTCPPQTSNNGTSSASRSGKVDGIPLHNKLHAFVEYESVELAERAVTELNDEGNWRSGLRVRLMLRRTSKPTPGRGRKGLDVEVSCEEDYTSVPEPQTNEKELEDASFPDAQLHEHAGEEHGYEKESGQRKGGRGRGRTKGRGRVHCHQNNNRANHHLGTSPSNSSFFTDQQVVAAKQPPPGPRMPNGTRGFSMGRGKPVAVNIA from the exons ATGGCGGAAGAAGAAGAGTCGGTGACAGAAACCCCCCAAGTAGTGATCTCGCCGTCAGATCCATCCTCATCGTCGTCATCATCTCTTTTAAGGAACGTTTCTTTTAGCCGTCTCAACGCTCAGGCGCCAGAGTTTGTGCCCACCCCACGCCTATTAGTACCGCCGCCTCCTCCTCCTCCGctacatcatcatcttctttactcaccaccaccaccacatcatcatcctcatcatcatcaggTGGTTCACTACCGCTCTCATCATCAATATCCTCCTCAAGAAGTTGAGCAGCCAGAGCATACTTCTTCTTCCAAAACCAAACCTCATTCCGATGAACAACCTCATCACAAAATTTTGAAACAG GTGGAGTATTATTTCAGCGATTTAAACTTGGCTACCACCGATCATTTGATGAGGTTCATCAACAAAGACCCAGAAGGTTTTG TGCCAATATCTGTTGTTGCATCTTTCAAGAAGATTAAGGCCCTGATAACCAGCCACTCCCAACTTGCAAATGTTTTGAGGAACTCATCAAAGCTT GTAGTTAGTGAAGATGGGAAGAAAATAAAACGCCAGTATTCCCCAACCGAGTCTGATATTGAAGAGCTACAA TCTCGCATTGTTATAGCTGAAAACCTACCCGAGGATCATTGTCATCAGAATCTTATGAAGGTTTTTTCTGCTGTTGGGAG TGTGAAGACTATCCGTACCTGTCCGCCTCAAACTTCCAATAATGGAACTTCGTCTGCTTCTAGATCAGGAAAAGTTGATGGCATACCGTTACATAACAAG TTGCATGCATTTGTTGAATATGAATCTGTTGAGCTGGCCGAGAGAGCG GTCACTGAGCTAAATGATGAGGGGAACTGGCGGAGCGGACTCCGGGTTCGTCTAATGCTTAGACGCACG TCAAAACCTACTCCTGGACGGGGAAGGAAGGGTCTTGATGTTGAAGTTAGCTGTGAGGAGGATTATACTTCTGTCCCTGAGCCACAGACAAATGAGAAAGAATTAGAGGATGCTTCCTTTCCTGATGCTCAGTTGCACGAACATGCG GGAGAAGAGCATGGTTATGAGAAAGAGAGTGGACAGAGGAAGGGAGGGCGTGGTCGGGGGCGGACTAAGGGACGTGGCCGAGTTCATTGTCATCAAAATAATAATCGTGCAAATCATCACCTGGGAACTTCCCcttcaaatagttcattttttACTGATCAACAAGTGGTTGCTGCCAAGCAACCTCCTCCGGGGCCCCGCATGCCAAATGGTACAAGAGGATTTTCAATGGGTCGGGGGAAGCCTGTAGCTGTTAATATAGCATGA
- the LOC25499762 gene encoding ankyrin repeat-containing protein At5g02620 has translation MEKQKSFRGFMEKQKSFRVVMERQLSFMGSERKKSKESPGKRGDLPIHLAARAGNLTKVKEILLQNHEAAKDLLAKQNLEGETPLYVASENGHDLVVSEILKYLDLQTASIVARNGYDPFHVAAKQGHLEVLRELLHSFPNLAMTTDLSNSTALHTAATQGHIDVVNLLLESDSNLAKIARNNGKTVLHSAARMGHLEVVKALLSKDPSTGFRTDKKGQTALHMAVKGQNEEILLELVKPDPAVLNLEDNKGNTALHIAAKKGRNQNVRRLLSTEGININATNKAGETPLDVAEKFGSPDLVSIMRDAGAVNSTDQGKPPNAAKQLKQTVSDIKHDVQSQLQQTRQTGMRVQKIAKKLKKLHISGLNNAITSATVVAVLIATVAFAAIFTVPGQYVEEKVNGFSLGQATIANNPAFLIFFVFDSLALFISLAVVVVQTSVVVIEQKAKKQLVFVINKLMWLACLFISIAFISLTYVVVGSHSRWLAIYATVIGSLIMLSTIGSMCYCVILHRIDETKLRAESRSFSMSHTSDQEILNGEYKRMYAL, from the exons ATGGAAAAACAGAAGAGTTTTCGTGGATTCATGGAGAAACAGAAAAGTTTTCGCGTTGTCATGGAGAGGCAGCTGAGCTTCATGGGAagtgagaggaagaagagcaAGGAATCACCTGGGAAACGTGGTGACTTACCCATTCATTTAGCTGCTCGGGCTGGGAACTTGACTAAAGTCAAAGAGATACTACTTCAAAACCATGAGGCAGCAAAGGACTTGTTGGCAAAGCAGAACCTCGAGGGGGAGACCCCTCTTTACGTCGCTTCTGAGAACGGACATGATTTGGTTGTTAGCGAGATACTCAAATACTTGGACTTGCAAACTGCTTCTATTGTCGCCAGAAATGGTTATGATCCCTTCCATGTTGCTGCAAAGCAGGGTCATCTTG AGGTGCTGAGAGAGCTGCTGCACTCTTTTCCCAACTTGGCCATGACTACAGATTTGTCCAATTCAACTGCTTTACACACAGCTGCTACCCAAGGTCACATTGACGTCGTGAATCTCCTTTTGGAATCAGATTCAAACCTTGCAAAAATAGCCAGGAACAATGGTAAGACTGTCCTTCATTCTGCGGCTAGGATGGGGCATTTGGAAGTTGTGAAAGCCTTACTAAGCAAGGATCCAAGCACCGGATTTAGGACTGATAAGAAAGGTCAAACTGCACTACACATGGCTGTGAAAGGGcaaaatgaagaaattttgCTGGAATTGGTGAAACCTGACCCAGCAGTTTTAAATCTAGAGGATAATAAAGGAAATACAGCATTGCATATTGCTGCAAAGAAGGGCCGTAATCAG AATGTCCGCCGCTTGTTATCAACGGAGGGTATTAACATCAATGCTACTAACAAGGCGGGAGAGACTCCTCTTGACGTTGCAGAAAAATTTGGAAGTCCAGATCTTGTCTCCATAATGAGGGATGCTGGGGCTGTTAATTCCACCGACCAAGGGAAACCTCCAAATGCAGCAAAGCAACTAAAGCAGACTGTCAGCGACATAAAGCATGATGTGCAATCCCAACTCCAACAGACACGCCAGACGGGCATGAGGGTCCAGAAAATCGCTAAGAAGCTGAAGAAACTTCACATAAGTGGCCTGAACAATGCGATTACCTCTGCTACTGTTGTTGCTGTTCTCATTGCTACAGTTGCTTTTGCAGCCATCTTCACTGTTCCCGGTCAATATGTTGAAGAGAAAGTAAATGGCTTTTCACTTGGACAAGCAACTATAGCGAACAATCCAGCTTTCCtgatattttttgtgtttgatagCCTGGCATTATTCATCTCTTTGGCTGTCGTGGTGGTTCAAACTTCAGTTGTTGTGATTGAGCAAAAGGCAAagaagcagcttgtttttgTCATTAACAAGCTCATGTGGCTGGCTTGCCTTTTCATTTCCATTGCCTTCATTTCTCTCACTTACGTGGTAGTGGGATCACACTCAAGATGGCTTGCTATATATGCTACAGTGATTGGAAGCTTGATAATGCTCTCTACAATCGGTTCCATGTGCTATTGTGTCATTCTGCATAGGATAGACGAGACAAAATTGAGGGCCGAAAGCCGTTCTTTCTCCATGTCGCATACATCAGACCAGGAGATTTTAAACGGTGAATACAAGAGGATGTACGCACTTTAG